AACCGGCCTAGTCAACACTATCAGCCGATCAGTTCCCCTTCGACATGATCGTCATGTGCCGATCTGATTCGCATAGAAACGATCTCCCGCCCCCAGTGACGGCCGATGGGCATGGCAACTCTGATATAATTGTCAGCCACTCCGAACTGGCCGCCGCTGATTTGAGTCTTGTCCTCTGCGATAACGCTAAGCGTCTGGCCGATCTGTCTCTGATTTGCCTGGGCGCGAAGTCTCGATGACAGGCGGGTGAGGATTGCGTTGCGTTCTTTTATGATATCCGGCGAAATCTTGTTGAGCAGGTCAAACGAGTGTGTGCCGGAACGGTCGGAGTAGCTGAAGACATGTAGGTAATCGATCAAACCAGACTCTGCTACTTTGCATGTCTTCGCAAAATCCTTGTCGGTTTCACCCGGAAATCCTACAATGACATCCGCGCCAATAATAGTGTTGGGACGTGATTCCTTGATTGCAGTCGCGCGTTTAATATAGGCCGCTTGGTCATACGGTCTTCGCATCAGTCTCAGCATCCGCGATGACCCGGATTGAAGCGGCAGATGCCAATGGCGGCAAAGGCGATTGTCGCCTGCGGCATAGAGCCGAACCAAATCCTCGCGCACTGTCTGCGGCTCAATCGAAGAAATCCTCAGTCTTTCAATAGCCGTCTCATCGAGAATCAACTGAACAAGTTCCGCGAGATTGTTTATAGAAGGCTCACCTGTACGGTATGAATAATGGCCGACATTTATTCCGGTCAAAACTATTTCCCGAAAACCATGCGCGACCAACCCTCGAACTTCATCGATAATATCAGCAGGTCCTCGATTTGCGAGCCGTCCGCGCACTTGGGGAATAATACAAAACGAGCACCACTGGTTACAGCCATCGGAAACTTTCAACCAAGCCCGGTTATGACCAGTGAAATCCGCGACAGCGGTCGAGCAGTTCTTGTCAGGCTCCGCGGTAAACAGATCGGGCAGTGAGCCCGTCAAAATATTGGCAATATTTGTTTTCTCGCTGTTGCGGATTATGACATCGACACCGTTAAACCCTGCGACCGTTGCCGGGTCTTTGTCGACATAACAACCCGCCACCACAATTTTCGCCTCGGGATTCTGGCGCGCGGCTTTGCTTATTGCCTGACGTGAACTCGAATCGGCGCGGTGAGTCACAGTACACGTGTTTATAAGATACAGGTCGGCTTTTTTGTCCTCTTTAGCGCGGACAAACCCGAATGGATAAATCTTAGCCGCCATCTTTTCAGTCTCGTACTGATTAAGCCGACACCCGAGTGTGGTAAGCGAGATTTTCTTTGTCGCGGTCCTCTGCATGAACAAAATATATATTATAGGCTGTGCGGTCGCATAGACAAAACACTTCTCGGAAAATAGCTCTTGACATCTAATAACTTGGCTGCGTATCAATAGTACATCACCAGAGGATTGCGGCTGAAGGCATCTAAAACCGAAGGAAGCAATGACCGTAGGGAATGCTGAAAGCTCGCCTCGGAGAGGTTTGACCATGAACTTTTTAAGAGATTTTGTGCATAAAAGGCTCCACACAGGCCCGCTTGGCGGCTATATTAGTCGGCTCGGCTTCAAGATGCCCCCCCCCGCGATAATTCGCATTTATCCGCCATGGCGGACAGGTTCCATAATCACAATACTGTCGAATTCGTGCGGCAGAAGCACACTCACAAAGGAAAACTAAAATGAGAGTACCTAAGATAGTTCTTTGGACTACTGGTTTCTTAGTCGCTACTGTAGTAACTATAGTCGCTGGTTATTTTATTGGTAACGAAGTAGACCGTTACCGAAGTCAGAGAAGAACAGCTGAGCTTCGGGAAAAAGCGGGCAGCCATGAAGTTCAAATTCTGGCGAGGATGAAGACGATTGAAATC
The sequence above is a segment of the Candidatus Zixiibacteriota bacterium genome. Coding sequences within it:
- the mtaB gene encoding tRNA (N(6)-L-threonylcarbamoyladenosine(37)-C(2))-methylthiotransferase MtaB, translating into MVKPLRGELSAFPTVIASFGFRCLQPQSSGDVLLIRSQVIRCQELFSEKCFVYATAQPIIYILFMQRTATKKISLTTLGCRLNQYETEKMAAKIYPFGFVRAKEDKKADLYLINTCTVTHRADSSSRQAISKAARQNPEAKIVVAGCYVDKDPATVAGFNGVDVIIRNSEKTNIANILTGSLPDLFTAEPDKNCSTAVADFTGHNRAWLKVSDGCNQWCSFCIIPQVRGRLANRGPADIIDEVRGLVAHGFREIVLTGINVGHYSYRTGEPSINNLAELVQLILDETAIERLRISSIEPQTVREDLVRLYAAGDNRLCRHWHLPLQSGSSRMLRLMRRPYDQAAYIKRATAIKESRPNTIIGADVIVGFPGETDKDFAKTCKVAESGLIDYLHVFSYSDRSGTHSFDLLNKISPDIIKERNAILTRLSSRLRAQANQRQIGQTLSVIAEDKTQISGGQFGVADNYIRVAMPIGRHWGREIVSMRIRSAHDDHVEGELIG